The Candidatus Pantoea soli genome window below encodes:
- the ggt gene encoding gamma-glutamyltransferase codes for MRKPRGMRQLGWALFMSFTVVQGAQAAPASASPISYGVDSDTFHPVKARHGMVASVDAMATQVGVEILRQGGNAVDAAVAVGFALAVTHPQAGNLGGGGFMLLRTASGRTTAIDFREMAPARAARDMFLDKQGNADSKLSLTSHLASGTPGTVAGFALAAQKYGTLPLSRLLAPAIRLARDGIIVNDALADDLATYGKENLINHDNSRAIFYKADGQPYQKGDRLVQKNLAHSLQLIAQQGPDAFYKGKIADAIAGEMAQHGGLIGKADLAAYHAVERKPVSGTYRGYEVFSMPPPSSGGIHIVQILNILENFDLAKWGFGSADAMQVIAEAEKYAYADRSEYLGDPDFVKVPQQALTSKAYAKTLAQQIDVNKARPSAEIKPGKLQPYESNQTTHFSVVDKDGNAVAVTYTLNTYFGSGIVAGNSGILMNNEMDDFSAKPGTPNVYGLVGGEANAIQPAKRPLSSMSPTIIAKDGKTWLVTGSPGGSRIITTVLQMVINSIDFGMNVAEATNAPRFHHQWLPDQLRVEKGFSPDTLRLLEAKGQHVKVLPAMGSTQSIMIGPDGMRYGASDPRSVDDLSAGY; via the coding sequence ATGAGAAAACCGCGCGGTATGCGCCAGCTTGGCTGGGCATTATTCATGAGTTTCACGGTTGTGCAGGGCGCACAGGCGGCGCCAGCCAGCGCCTCGCCCATCTCTTATGGCGTGGACAGCGACACCTTTCACCCGGTGAAAGCCCGGCACGGCATGGTGGCGTCGGTGGACGCGATGGCCACGCAGGTTGGGGTCGAGATTTTGCGTCAGGGCGGTAATGCGGTGGATGCGGCGGTAGCGGTAGGTTTTGCCCTGGCGGTTACCCATCCTCAGGCAGGCAATCTGGGCGGTGGTGGCTTTATGCTGCTGCGCACGGCCTCCGGCCGGACCACGGCTATCGATTTCCGCGAGATGGCACCGGCCCGCGCGGCGCGTGACATGTTCCTGGACAAGCAGGGTAATGCCGATAGTAAGTTATCACTTACTTCTCATCTGGCTTCGGGGACGCCTGGCACCGTTGCAGGCTTTGCCCTGGCGGCACAGAAATATGGCACGCTGCCGCTGAGCCGGCTGCTGGCCCCGGCTATCAGGCTGGCGCGAGACGGCATCATCGTCAATGACGCCCTGGCGGACGACCTCGCAACCTATGGCAAAGAGAACCTGATTAATCACGACAACAGCCGCGCCATTTTTTATAAAGCCGACGGCCAGCCCTACCAGAAAGGTGACCGGCTGGTGCAGAAAAACCTCGCCCATAGCCTGCAGCTGATCGCACAGCAGGGGCCGGATGCGTTTTACAAAGGCAAAATTGCGGATGCCATCGCCGGCGAGATGGCGCAGCATGGCGGCCTGATTGGCAAGGCCGACCTGGCGGCCTATCACGCCGTGGAGCGCAAACCGGTGAGCGGCACCTATCGCGGCTATGAAGTGTTTTCCATGCCACCGCCTTCCTCCGGCGGCATTCACATCGTGCAGATTCTCAACATCCTGGAAAACTTTGACCTGGCGAAATGGGGCTTCGGCAGCGCCGATGCCATGCAGGTGATCGCGGAAGCGGAAAAATACGCCTATGCTGATCGCTCCGAGTATCTGGGCGATCCCGATTTTGTGAAGGTGCCGCAGCAGGCGCTGACCAGCAAAGCTTATGCGAAAACGCTGGCGCAGCAGATTGATGTGAACAAAGCGCGACCGTCAGCCGAGATCAAACCGGGCAAACTGCAGCCGTATGAAAGCAATCAGACCACGCACTTCTCGGTGGTGGACAAAGACGGCAATGCGGTGGCGGTGACCTATACGCTGAACACCTACTTCGGCAGCGGGATCGTCGCGGGCAACAGCGGTATCCTGATGAACAATGAAATGGATGATTTCTCAGCCAAACCGGGCACGCCTAATGTCTATGGCCTGGTGGGCGGTGAAGCCAATGCCATTCAGCCTGCCAAGCGCCCGCTTTCGTCCATGTCGCCGACCATTATCGCGAAAGACGGGAAAACCTGGCTGGTGACCGGCAGCCCGGGCGGCAGCCGTATTATCACCACGGTACTGCAGATGGTGATTAACAGCATTGATTTCGGGATGAACGTTGCCGAAGCCACCAATGCGCCACGTTTCCACCATCAGTGGCTGCCGGATCAGCTGCGCGTTGAGAAGGGCTTCAGCCCGGACACCCTGCGCCTGCTGGAAGCCAAAGGCCAGCATGTCAAAGTGCTGCCGGCAATGGGCAGTACGCAGAGTATTATGATTGGCCCGGACGGCATGCGCTATGGCGCATCCGATCCCCGTTCAGTGGATGATTTAAGCGCCGGTTACTGA
- a CDS encoding ABC transporter ATP-binding protein produces the protein MSYLTVTQLNKSYGPTPIFEAIDFSAEEGEFVTLLGPSGCGKSTLLRCIAGLTGVDSGRIVLQGQDIVPLPPQKRTIGMVFQSYALFPNMTVEKNVAFGLKMQKLPGHDIQQRVKQVLELVELSDFARRYPHQLSGGQCQRVALARSLVTRPRLLLLDEPLSALDARIRRHLREQIRRIQQELKLTTLFVTHDQEEALTLSDRIVLMNRGKIVQNGNAEALYTQPADLFAAGFIGNYNLLSAEQATRLTGQPFSGQVAIRPESVRLCPPPHGIPAIILSHSLLGNVIRYRVRANEVELSVDVLNRSMADLHPAGTQTGLQLEMSTLRQVA, from the coding sequence ATGAGTTACCTGACTGTCACCCAACTGAACAAAAGCTATGGCCCGACCCCTATTTTTGAAGCGATCGATTTCAGCGCGGAGGAAGGCGAATTTGTCACGCTGCTGGGCCCCAGCGGCTGCGGGAAATCAACGCTGCTGCGCTGTATCGCCGGGCTGACCGGGGTCGACAGCGGCCGGATTGTCCTGCAGGGACAGGATATCGTGCCGCTGCCGCCGCAGAAGCGCACCATCGGCATGGTGTTCCAGAGCTACGCGCTGTTTCCCAACATGACGGTGGAAAAGAACGTGGCGTTTGGCCTGAAGATGCAAAAACTGCCAGGCCACGACATTCAGCAGCGCGTGAAGCAGGTGCTGGAGCTGGTGGAACTGAGCGACTTTGCGCGCCGCTATCCGCACCAGCTGTCGGGCGGGCAGTGTCAGCGCGTGGCGCTGGCCCGCTCGCTGGTAACGCGGCCGCGTCTGCTGCTGCTGGATGAGCCGCTCTCGGCGCTGGATGCCCGCATCCGCCGCCACCTGCGTGAGCAGATACGCCGGATCCAGCAGGAGCTGAAGCTCACCACGCTGTTTGTCACGCACGATCAGGAAGAAGCGCTGACGCTCTCAGACCGCATCGTGCTGATGAACCGCGGCAAAATCGTGCAGAACGGCAATGCTGAGGCGCTTTACACCCAGCCGGCCGATCTGTTCGCCGCCGGTTTTATCGGTAACTACAACCTGCTGAGCGCTGAGCAGGCGACGCGGCTCACCGGTCAGCCGTTCAGCGGTCAGGTGGCGATTCGTCCGGAATCTGTCCGGCTGTGCCCGCCACCGCACGGCATTCCGGCCATTATCCTCAGCCATAGCCTGCTGGGTAACGTGATTCGCTATCGGGTACGGGCCAATGAGGTGGAGCTGTCAGTGGATGTGCTGAACCGCAGCATGGCGGATTTACACCCCGCCGGCACGCAGACTGGACTACAGTTAGAGATGTCGACGCTGCGCCAGGTGGCTTAA
- a CDS encoding GNAT family N-acetyltransferase, producing MSHIVIRHATAADAAALTHLYSQPETQANTLQLPYPSPAVWEEKLNTQRPGVQRLVAEYQGQIAGQLTLEVMSVARRRHAATFGMGVDPAFHRRGVGSALMAAMIDQCDNWLQVSRIELTVFVDNPAAIGLYQKYGFVIEGTATRFAMRNGEMIDTHYMARMRPF from the coding sequence ATGAGTCACATTGTTATTCGTCACGCGACAGCCGCCGATGCCGCGGCGCTGACGCATCTTTACAGCCAGCCGGAAACGCAGGCGAATACGCTGCAACTTCCCTATCCGTCCCCGGCCGTCTGGGAGGAGAAGCTGAACACGCAGCGGCCAGGCGTGCAGAGGCTGGTCGCAGAATATCAGGGGCAGATCGCCGGGCAGTTAACGCTGGAGGTGATGTCCGTCGCGCGGCGCCGTCATGCGGCCACATTCGGCATGGGCGTTGACCCGGCGTTTCATCGTCGCGGCGTGGGTTCGGCGCTGATGGCCGCGATGATCGATCAGTGTGATAACTGGCTGCAGGTGTCGCGCATTGAGTTAACGGTTTTTGTCGATAACCCGGCTGCTATCGGCCTGTATCAAAAATATGGCTTTGTGATTGAAGGCACCGCCACGCGTTTTGCGATGCGTAACGGAGAGATGATTGATACGCACTACATGGCGCGCATGCGGCCATTTTAG
- the gntK gene encoding gluconokinase: MTTPSSSHHVFILMGVSGSGKSAVANQVSHQLTTAFLDGDFLHPRSNIMKMAEGHPLDDNDRQPWLQALNDAAFAMQRTQAISIIVCSALKKSYRDILRQGNHNLKFIYLKGDFETIESRLKARKGHFFKPQMLVTQFDTLQEPGADEPDVLVVDINHSLDEVVAATVATIEGAINKG; this comes from the coding sequence ATGACAACGCCATCTTCATCGCACCATGTCTTTATCCTGATGGGCGTTTCCGGCAGCGGAAAATCTGCCGTCGCCAATCAGGTTTCACACCAGTTAACTACCGCCTTCCTGGACGGAGATTTCCTGCATCCGCGCAGCAATATCATGAAAATGGCGGAGGGCCATCCGCTGGACGATAACGATCGTCAGCCGTGGCTGCAGGCGCTGAACGATGCCGCCTTTGCCATGCAGCGCACCCAGGCAATTTCCATTATTGTCTGCTCCGCGCTGAAAAAGTCTTACCGTGACATTCTGCGCCAGGGCAATCACAACCTGAAATTCATCTATCTGAAAGGCGATTTCGAAACCATCGAATCGCGTCTGAAAGCGCGTAAAGGTCACTTCTTCAAACCGCAGATGCTGGTTACCCAGTTTGACACGCTGCAGGAGCCGGGGGCGGATGAGCCCGATGTGCTGGTGGTGGATATTAATCACTCACTGGATGAGGTTGTTGCAGCCACGGTTGCAACCATCGAGGGTGCCATCAACAAGGGTTAG
- the gntU gene encoding gluconate transporter, producing MSTATLVLTAAGSVLLLLFLVMKARMHAFVALMLVSMGAGLFSGMPLDKIAETMQKGMGGTLGFLAIVVALGAMFGKILHETGAVDQIAIRMLKTFGESRAHYAMGIAGLICALPLFFEVAVVLLISIAFAVARRTHDNLVKLVIPLFAGVAAAAAFLLPGPAPMLLAAQMHADFGWMILLGLCAAIPGMLIAGPLFGNLIARHVSFSAPPEDHQPQIEEGRLPSFGFSLALILFPLLLVGLKTIGARFTTPDSRLYEWLEFIGHPFTAILLALLVAIYGLAYRQGMDKEKVMQVCGSALQPAGIILLVIGAGGVFKQVLVDSGVGPVLGHALTGAGMPIALACFILSGAIRVIQGSATVACLTTVGLVMPVIEPLHYSGAQLAALSICIGGGSIIISHVNDAGFWLFGRFTGATEGETLKTWTLMETILGTTGAIVGMIAFSLLS from the coding sequence ATGAGTACCGCTACGCTGGTGTTAACTGCAGCAGGCTCTGTCCTGCTGCTGCTGTTTCTGGTGATGAAAGCACGGATGCATGCCTTCGTTGCCCTGATGTTAGTCTCTATGGGGGCCGGTCTGTTCTCCGGTATGCCGCTCGATAAAATTGCCGAAACCATGCAAAAAGGCATGGGAGGCACGCTCGGTTTCCTGGCGATTGTGGTGGCGCTGGGCGCAATGTTCGGCAAGATCCTGCATGAAACCGGCGCGGTCGATCAGATTGCCATTCGTATGCTGAAAACCTTTGGTGAAAGCCGCGCGCATTACGCGATGGGCATCGCCGGGCTGATTTGTGCGCTGCCGCTGTTTTTTGAAGTGGCCGTGGTACTGTTGATCAGCATTGCGTTCGCCGTGGCGCGCCGCACGCACGACAATCTGGTCAAGCTGGTTATTCCGCTGTTTGCGGGCGTGGCGGCAGCGGCGGCTTTCCTGTTGCCTGGGCCGGCGCCGATGCTGCTGGCGGCGCAGATGCACGCCGATTTCGGCTGGATGATCCTGCTGGGGCTGTGTGCGGCGATTCCCGGGATGCTGATCGCCGGGCCGCTGTTCGGCAATCTGATTGCGCGTCACGTCAGCTTCAGCGCACCGCCGGAAGATCATCAGCCGCAGATCGAAGAGGGCCGGCTGCCCTCTTTTGGCTTCAGCCTGGCGCTGATTCTGTTTCCTTTGCTGCTGGTCGGCCTGAAAACCATCGGTGCCCGCTTTACCACCCCGGATTCCCGTCTGTATGAGTGGCTGGAGTTTATTGGTCATCCTTTTACCGCGATTCTGCTGGCGCTGCTGGTGGCGATATATGGCCTGGCGTACCGGCAGGGCATGGATAAAGAGAAGGTGATGCAGGTGTGCGGCAGTGCGCTGCAGCCAGCGGGCATTATCCTGCTGGTGATTGGCGCAGGCGGTGTGTTTAAGCAGGTGCTGGTGGATTCCGGCGTAGGGCCGGTACTCGGTCATGCGCTGACGGGCGCCGGCATGCCGATCGCGCTGGCCTGCTTTATTCTCTCCGGCGCTATCCGCGTGATTCAGGGATCGGCCACTGTAGCCTGCCTGACCACCGTTGGGCTGGTGATGCCGGTCATTGAGCCGCTGCATTACAGCGGAGCGCAGCTGGCTGCGCTGTCGATCTGCATTGGCGGTGGCTCCATCATTATCAGCCACGTTAACGACGCCGGTTTCTGGCTGTTTGGCCGCTTTACCGGCGCCACTGAAGGCGAGACGCTGAAGACCTGGACGCTGATGGAGACCATTCTGGGAACCACCGGTGCGATTGTCGGCATGATTGCGTTTAGCCTGCTGTCCTGA
- the gntR gene encoding gluconate operon transcriptional repressor GntR, translating to MKKKRPVLQDVADRVGITKMTVSRYLRNPEQVSLALREKIAVALDELGYIPNRAPDMLSNATSRAIGVLLPSLTNQVFADVLRGIETVTDEAGYQTLVAHFGYNPQKEELQLRSLLGWNIDGVILTERTHTPGTLRMLEVAGIPVIEMMDCVTPCLDMAVGFDNVEAARQMTHAILKKGHRHTVYLGARLDERTLQKQQGYEQAMREAGLTPHSVMMEDASSFSAGAQLLREAQKRYPATDSLFCTNDDLAVGAMFECQRQGLRVPQQMAIAGFHGHDITQVVTPRLATVLTPRERMGREAAAMLLARIGGDRSVTQPLDVGFEIAEGGSI from the coding sequence ATGAAGAAGAAAAGACCGGTGTTACAGGACGTTGCCGATCGCGTCGGCATCACGAAAATGACCGTCAGCCGTTACCTGCGCAATCCCGAGCAGGTCTCGCTGGCGCTGCGTGAAAAGATCGCCGTTGCGCTCGACGAGCTGGGCTACATCCCCAATCGCGCGCCCGATATGCTCTCCAATGCTACCAGCCGCGCCATCGGCGTGCTGCTGCCTTCCCTCACCAACCAGGTGTTTGCCGATGTCCTGCGCGGTATCGAAACCGTTACCGATGAAGCGGGCTATCAAACCCTGGTGGCGCACTTTGGCTATAACCCGCAAAAAGAGGAGCTGCAGCTGCGCTCGCTGCTGGGCTGGAACATTGACGGCGTGATCCTCACCGAGCGTACCCATACCCCCGGCACGCTGCGCATGCTGGAAGTGGCGGGCATACCGGTGATTGAAATGATGGACTGCGTGACGCCATGCCTGGATATGGCGGTCGGATTTGATAACGTCGAAGCGGCGCGGCAGATGACGCATGCTATTCTGAAAAAGGGCCATCGTCACACCGTTTACCTCGGCGCGCGTCTGGATGAGCGTACGCTGCAAAAGCAGCAGGGCTATGAGCAGGCGATGCGCGAAGCCGGGCTCACGCCGCACAGCGTGATGATGGAAGACGCCTCCTCCTTCAGCGCCGGTGCGCAGCTGCTGCGTGAAGCGCAGAAGCGCTATCCTGCCACGGACAGCCTGTTTTGTACCAACGATGACCTTGCCGTCGGCGCGATGTTTGAGTGCCAGCGACAGGGGCTGCGCGTGCCGCAGCAAATGGCGATTGCCGGTTTCCACGGCCACGATATCACCCAGGTGGTCACGCCACGGCTGGCCACGGTGCTGACGCCGCGCGAACGTATGGGCCGGGAAGCCGCAGCCATGTTGCTGGCGCGTATCGGCGGCGATCGCAGCGTGACGCAGCCGCTGGATGTCGGCTTTGAGATTGCGGAAGGGGGCAGCATCTGA
- a CDS encoding Na/Pi cotransporter family protein: protein MLTLLNLLSAVALLVWGTHIVRTGIMRVYGADLRRVLSRSVEKKPMAFLAGIGVTALVQSSNATTLLVTSFVAQNLVSLTPALVVVLGADVGTALMARILTFDLSWLSPLFIFFGVVFFLSRKQTQAGQMGRAAIGLGLILLALQLIVAAARPITQAAGVQVLFSTLTGDIMLDALIGAVFAIVSYSSLAAVLITATLTATGVIAFKVALCLVIGANLGSGLLAMINASGSNAAGKRVALGSLLFKLIGSIAILPFVDNLAVWLSRLPVNDEEMVIFFHVFYNLVRCLVMVPFAEPMARLCRRMIADDTENQTHLKPKHLDSSALDTPALALANAARETLRIGDVVEQMMECFNRVVRGELREERMVRRLDDDVDVLYTAIKLYLARMPKEDLADDDSRRWAEVIEMALNLEQAGDIIERMSADVADKSLQARRAFSPEGLEELNTLQEQLLNNLRLSLSVFLSQDIASAKRLRRAKHRFRILIRRFSHAHVERLHLNNVQSIETSSLHLGLLGDMKRLNSLFCAVAYTVLDQPEDEREAD from the coding sequence GTGCTGACCCTGCTGAACCTTCTCTCTGCCGTCGCCCTGCTGGTGTGGGGAACGCACATTGTGCGTACCGGTATCATGCGCGTGTATGGCGCGGATCTGCGCCGTGTGCTCAGCCGCAGCGTGGAAAAGAAACCCATGGCGTTTCTGGCCGGCATCGGCGTGACGGCGCTGGTGCAGAGCAGCAATGCCACGACGCTGCTGGTCACCTCTTTTGTGGCGCAGAATCTGGTCAGCCTGACGCCTGCGCTGGTGGTGGTGCTGGGTGCGGATGTCGGCACTGCGCTCATGGCGCGCATCCTGACCTTTGATCTCTCGTGGCTGTCGCCGCTGTTTATCTTTTTTGGCGTGGTATTTTTTCTCAGCCGCAAGCAGACGCAGGCCGGACAAATGGGACGCGCGGCCATTGGTCTCGGCCTGATCCTGCTGGCCCTGCAGCTGATCGTCGCCGCCGCCCGCCCCATTACTCAGGCCGCCGGCGTGCAGGTGCTGTTCTCCACGCTGACTGGCGATATCATGCTGGATGCACTGATTGGTGCCGTGTTCGCGATTGTCAGTTACTCCAGCCTGGCCGCCGTGCTGATTACCGCCACGCTGACCGCCACCGGGGTCATTGCATTTAAAGTGGCGCTCTGCCTGGTGATTGGAGCCAACCTCGGCAGCGGTCTGCTGGCGATGATTAACGCCAGCGGCTCCAATGCCGCCGGAAAACGCGTGGCGCTGGGCAGCCTGCTGTTTAAGCTGATCGGCAGCATCGCGATTCTGCCATTCGTCGATAACCTTGCTGTCTGGCTCAGCAGGCTGCCGGTCAATGATGAAGAGATGGTGATCTTCTTTCATGTGTTCTACAACCTGGTGCGCTGCCTGGTGATGGTGCCGTTTGCTGAGCCGATGGCGCGCTTGTGCCGCCGCATGATTGCCGATGACACGGAGAATCAGACGCACCTCAAGCCAAAGCACCTCGACAGCAGTGCCCTGGATACCCCGGCACTGGCGCTGGCGAATGCGGCCCGCGAAACGCTGCGCATCGGCGATGTGGTCGAGCAGATGATGGAGTGTTTTAACCGGGTGGTACGGGGAGAGCTGCGCGAAGAGCGCATGGTGCGGCGGCTGGATGATGATGTGGATGTGCTGTATACCGCCATCAAGCTCTACCTGGCACGCATGCCGAAAGAGGATCTCGCTGACGATGATTCGCGCCGCTGGGCCGAAGTGATTGAGATGGCGCTCAATCTGGAGCAGGCCGGCGATATCATTGAGCGCATGAGTGCCGACGTCGCCGATAAATCGCTGCAGGCGCGCCGGGCGTTTTCGCCAGAAGGGCTGGAAGAGCTGAACACGCTGCAGGAGCAGCTGCTGAATAATCTGCGCCTGAGCCTGTCGGTGTTTTTGTCCCAGGATATTGCCAGCGCAAAACGGCTGCGCCGCGCCAAACACCGCTTTCGCATCCTGATCCGCCGCTTTTCTCACGCTCACGTCGAACGGCTGCACCTGAATAACGTGCAGAGTATCGAAACCAGCTCGTTGCATCTGGGGCTGCTGGGCGACATGAAGCGCCTCAATTCGCTGTTCTGCGCGGTAGCGTATACGGTGCTGGACCAGCCGGAAGATGAACGGGAAGCAGACTGA